ACAGCTTCGACAGCTGCGCCGACCTCTCGGCCGGCGTGTTCGGCTGGCGGATCCGGCTCCCGTCGCGCCCCGCGGTGAGCTTCTGTTTCCGCATTGTGGAAATTATGTTCTGCTATATGGAAGCAATGTAGGGGGGTGCGGTGGAGACCGTCAAGAGATGTCCGGGAACCGGGCCGCCTGAAGGGCGCGTCCCAGTCGTTGAATTCGCATTGAATTCGGGCCACACCACCGGGGGGTCGACCGTGGCCAGTGCACCGGACACGCTGCCCGCCGGGCAGGACCCGCCGAGCCACGGCCGCTGGACGGCCGGGCCCCTGCTGGGACAGGGACGCCTCGGGCGGGTCTTCCTCGCGCACGACGGGACGGGACGCGCCGCCGCCCTGCGGGTCGTGCACGCCTCCCTCGCCCGCGACCAGGAGTTCCGCGCCCGCTTCGCCCGCGAGGTCCGGGCGCTCGGCGCGGTCCGGGGGCGCCGGGTCGCCGCCCTCGTCGACGCCGACCCGCACGGCGCGGTGCCCTGGCTCGCCACGGAGTACGTCCCCGGACCGACGCTCGCCACGTGGGTACGGGATCTGGGCGGGCCCCTCGGTACGCCGGACCTGCGGGTCCTGGCGAACGCCCTCGCCGGGGCGCTGAACGACATCCACCGGGCGGGGCTCGTGCACGGTGGCCTGCGGCCGTCGAACGTGCTCCTGGCCACCGGCGGACCCCGCGTCGTCGACTTCGGTGTGGCGGGGTGCGCGGAGCGGGCCGGTGACACGGGGCAGGCCGGGTGCGGGGCGCCTGCCGGGCTCACGGAGGCGCGGGGATATACGGCACCCGAGGTCCTTGCCTCGCCCCGGGGTGAGACGAGGCCGCCGTCCGACGTCTTCTCGCTCGGCGCGGTCCTCGCCTTCGCGGCGGCGGGGCGCGGGCCCTTCGATGCCGCGCACTACGACTCCGCGGGCTACGACGCCGCGGGCTACGACGCCCGAGGCGAGGCCGCCGACATGGCGGACGTGCCGGAGGAACTGCGGCCCCTCATCACCGCCTGCCTCGCCCGGCATCCCACGGCCAGGCCCGCCCCGCGCACCGTCGCGCGCATGGCGGGCCTCCCCCTGCCGGGCAGTCGGCGCCGGGCCCTGACGCTGGCGGGCACCCTGACCCTGACGGGCACCCTGCTCCTGGCTCAACCGGCTGCCGTGGCGGGCCCACTTGGTGGACGATGGGCGTCACGAACCGGCGAGCGGTGACGGCAATGGTGACGGGTGAGAGTAATGACGGACAGCGGCGTCCCGGTACGGTGCCCGGTCTGCCGGCGTGAGCATCTGTACGCCCCGCCGTCCTACCCCTGCGCGTGCGGCGCCCCCGTGGTGCCGCCGATCGCGCGCGGCGCGACGGTGGCTCCGGTGACCGACCGGTCGTGGGCGGACGAGTGGGTGACCGTGCGGTGCCGGACGTGCGGGCGCCGCGACCAGTGGCCGCAGCCCGAGCTGGGGTGCGGGTGCGGGGCGGTGCTGCGTATTCCGGTACGGGCGGTGCAGGCGCCTTCGGAGGCTCCGACCACTCCGGCCCCACCGGCGACTCCCGCCGCTCAGGTGCCCCCGGGCGCTCAGGTGCCGCCCACCGAACCGGCGGCTCCGACCGCTCCCGCGCAGCCGGCCGCTCCGGCGCACATACCGCTCCCCCGGACGGCTCCGACGCCTCGGCCCGCGTTCCAGCCGGTGCCGGTCCGCACGGCACGGGACGCGGTGACGGTGGCGGGGCTGTATCTGCGCTGGCTCGGGTACGGGGAGGTCCGCGGCGCGGTCAGGCGGGCGCCTTCCGGGGTGCGGGTGTCGGCGCGGGGTGTGATCGCCCTGATCGAGCCGTCCGTGCAGCCGACGTCACTGCGTGACGTGGAGTGCGTGTGGCTCAGCGCGATGTCCGACGCCGTGAGCTG
This Streptomyces sp. NBC_01283 DNA region includes the following protein-coding sequences:
- a CDS encoding serine/threonine-protein kinase; its protein translation is MASAPDTLPAGQDPPSHGRWTAGPLLGQGRLGRVFLAHDGTGRAAALRVVHASLARDQEFRARFAREVRALGAVRGRRVAALVDADPHGAVPWLATEYVPGPTLATWVRDLGGPLGTPDLRVLANALAGALNDIHRAGLVHGGLRPSNVLLATGGPRVVDFGVAGCAERAGDTGQAGCGAPAGLTEARGYTAPEVLASPRGETRPPSDVFSLGAVLAFAAAGRGPFDAAHYDSAGYDAAGYDARGEAADMADVPEELRPLITACLARHPTARPAPRTVARMAGLPLPGSRRRALTLAGTLTLTGTLLLAQPAAVAGPLGGRWASRTGER